A window of bacterium genomic DNA:
TAGAAGATAAGGTGGCTTAATGCAGAGGTGAAGGCTGGACTCTGCGCTCGAACATACAGTTCTCGAGGCGGCAGCCCGAAGGGCCGCCACATGCGGGATAGGACAATAAAAGGGAGCAAAGCCTGCTTGCGGCAGGACTACCGCTGACTGGCCCCCAGTTATCTACATGGCCGCCACGCTATAGGAAATTCTTTCTGCGGCAAAAAACGGCACGGGGGGTTGTTCAGCAGGCACTACAATATAACACGATTTCCCCTGATGTCAACTCAGTAACTCCTCATTTGAAGAGAACTTACAACCTTTACAAGACTGTATTTTTTGGCTCTGGGGAATTGGCATACCGCTTGGCCCCGAAGCTGAGAGGAGAGCCCGGACACACCGCTACCTCCAACTCCTCCACATTCGCACCGCCGACATGTGCATAACCCGCCGGACTCAGCCAAGGTTTCCGCTGTAGCATGCTCCCTGTGGCCTATTCCGGATAATAGCGTCTGCAAACTCGCCGTTCCCACACTCCTATCCTATTATAGTCTCCGGCCCAAAAAGGCAGCAGAGCCCCCCAGAAAGGCTCTGCTATTGCATATAAACACAGAATATAGCTCTACTTGAGCAGCAAGATATTCCTCATGAAGCCCGCCCTGTCCCCTTCCGCTCGGCTACCAACAATAAGAGACCCACCACAGCATCAGCCACCACGCGCTGTAGACATAATACTTGGTTTCCGAGGGTAATTCAGCGCTTCGTGGGTCTCAAAGGATGGGAACGCCCGTGCGAAGCGCAACTTCCACCGTGACACCTTGCTACTTCAGCAATACCATTTTCCCTGTTTGGCGGAAGCCGGACGATGTTGTGAGGGAACAGAAATAGAGACCGGACGGCAACGCTGTGCCGTCAAAGGTCAGCGTGTGGCTCCCCGCCATATATTGCCCGTCGGCCAGGGTTTGTACCTTTCGTCCCATCCTGTCGAAGACCAAAAGACTTACCCTTTCGGCTTTCGGCAGGCTGAAGCTGATCCGTGTGGCCGGATTAAAGGGATTCGGATAGTTGGGTGCCAAGAAGCACTCCCGCGGCAAGTATCCCCCGGCCAACGACGGGACGGTCAACGGTCCAGCGCTGGCACTATCCAACTCCACCCGCCCACCGTTCACATCCACAGCCACCAACATGTAATGGTAAACGTCCCCAATGGCCACACCGCCGTCTATGTAGCTGTAGGAATGCAGGGTGTCCGAATGAGTGCCGCTGACTCGAGCAATCGTTGTACCGTCGCGCATAATCTCAAAATGGTCGTTCTGTATTTCCGATGCTGTCGTCCAACTCAAATTCACCGCGTGATCCGCCGGGACGGCTTCGAAGCTGACCAATTCGATACCTATCATGAGACCGCAAATCCAATAGTCTTCCACTTCGCCTACAGAATCCAAAGCACAGGTGCCACTGTCCGCCGGACAAGCCGGATCTTGCGGATTCAAGCCGTAGCCATACCGCCCCATTTGGTGGCTGCTGAGGCGGAAACGGAACACGCCCCAATGCGGGCCGCCATGCAGAGGGATATTTATCGGGTTCGGAAAGGTGTAAATATGCAGTCCGGGATCGACCACGGCATCCTGAATAATCCATTCGGAAGAGCCACTGGCACTGCAGGTAACGTCATCGTCGAAGCTTCCGTTCAGGTTTCCATCCTGCCATCCATTTAGGTAGAGCGAGCCGCCGCAATCATGGTATGCCGTATAGTTGGGACCCGAAGATACTAACACAGCGATCGTGACCTGCGAGCACGGTTGCCAAGGGATGCCAAAGAACGCCACGCCGTCTGTTCCCGGGTCGAGCCCCGGAAAGTTACCACTGCAACTATCTGCGGCAAGCGAGTCCCTCGGCTGAGCTTCCCCCGTGATTTGTGGTCCGAGCCAAGCAACACCGGAAAGGCCGTGGCCCGGATTGTTGACTTGGGTCGGATAGCAGGCCGCGAGATTGCCCATGTCCACTTCGGTATAAGTGAAGAGGCACGGCTGAGCAGCTCCGGTCTGCAATCCTGCCATCACCAGACACGCGACAAGTGCAGTAACAGTCAGTCCTTGGAAAAGCGCCTTCATAGAGGTACGGCCTAACTTATTAGGGAGGAGATTTGTGCACAAGTTAGCCTAACTCACCCAAAAAATCAATACCACGCATGGAAAACCCAAAGCCGGAAAGGAATATCAAGACATAATTTAGGTTCATCCTTCATAATTTATTTTCCGGACTTCCATCCTTATATCCCTCCGCCCTCATTCCTGCAAAGAAGAGTTGCGCCTTGATGCTCATTTTCTTATATTTAGGTTTCCCTGTCCGCTTTCGGCGAGATCTCGACTGCGTCGGACCGGATCACGGCGGGCTTATTTGAGTTACAACGACACACATAAAGCAGACCTCGCATGAAACGTACGTATCAACCTTCTCGCCGTAAACGTGC
This region includes:
- a CDS encoding T9SS type A sorting domain-containing protein; translation: MKALFQGLTVTALVACLVMAGLQTGAAQPCLFTYTEVDMGNLAACYPTQVNNPGHGLSGVAWLGPQITGEAQPRDSLAADSCSGNFPGLDPGTDGVAFFGIPWQPCSQVTIAVLVSSGPNYTAYHDCGGSLYLNGWQDGNLNGSFDDDVTCSASGSSEWIIQDAVVDPGLHIYTFPNPINIPLHGGPHWGVFRFRLSSHQMGRYGYGLNPQDPACPADSGTCALDSVGEVEDYWICGLMIGIELVSFEAVPADHAVNLSWTTASEIQNDHFEIMRDGTTIARVSGTHSDTLHSYSYIDGGVAIGDVYHYMLVAVDVNGGRVELDSASAGPLTVPSLAGGYLPRECFLAPNYPNPFNPATRISFSLPKAERVSLLVFDRMGRKVQTLADGQYMAGSHTLTFDGTALPSGLYFCSLTTSSGFRQTGKMVLLK